In Spiroplasma chinense, a single window of DNA contains:
- the oppD gene encoding oligopeptide ABC transporter ATP-binding protein OppD → MNERKILIVDDVEVKFRVRNKVLKAIRGVSFDLYDQEILAIVGESGSGKSVITKTFTGMLESNGWISSGSITYFPSDDEGNIKPTDLVNTQRQITEPQTKKFILKNCKKIIKQLEKRKKLILETSVEKRKELTEKYNLKADEIALKKMKNENAFKESWFSRFTINKLEKRITQNKFILDLGDEDFKKTELNKIEYELTEVLKDYTQFTSISFIKKFSIGKAIKIMGNRFSQQTSLTEKEIKFINKKFKLKKYNSKLIMDLNELYKELLENNFEQYESFKSVEDDWKKIKNLNFINRKRANKEITKIRGKTIATIFQDPMTSLNPLLSVGFQICEVLKKHRNLSKNAAKKEAINLLEKVGIPNPEKRFKDIPSMYSGGMRQRVVIAIALACRPKILICDEPTTALDVTIQAQILELIRNLQKEYNFAIVFITHDLGVVASIATRIMVMYSGQVVEKGTVDEIFYNSMHPYTWALLLSLPQLGTKGEELYSIEGTPPSLFSKILGDSFAPRNKLALKIDYIHEPPLFKISETHFVKSWLLDKRAPKIEKPKELVNLHNFIKKQEGIKLNNEQ, encoded by the coding sequence ATGAATGAAAGAAAGATATTGATAGTTGATGATGTTGAAGTAAAGTTCAGAGTTAGAAACAAAGTCTTAAAAGCTATTAGAGGCGTATCTTTTGATTTATACGACCAAGAGATTTTAGCAATTGTTGGAGAATCTGGGAGTGGTAAATCAGTTATTACAAAAACATTCACAGGAATGTTAGAGAGTAATGGATGAATAAGTAGTGGTTCAATAACTTATTTTCCTTCAGATGATGAAGGAAATATTAAACCAACTGACTTGGTAAATACTCAAAGACAAATAACAGAACCTCAAACGAAAAAATTTATATTGAAAAACTGTAAAAAAATAATAAAGCAATTAGAAAAAAGAAAAAAACTTATATTAGAGACTTCTGTAGAGAAAAGAAAAGAGTTAACAGAAAAGTACAACTTAAAAGCAGATGAAATTGCTTTAAAAAAAATGAAGAATGAAAACGCTTTTAAGGAGTCATGGTTTTCTAGGTTTACAATCAACAAACTTGAAAAAAGAATAACTCAAAATAAATTTATTTTAGATCTGGGTGATGAAGATTTTAAAAAAACAGAATTAAATAAAATTGAATATGAATTAACTGAAGTTTTAAAAGATTATACTCAGTTTACAAGTATTAGTTTTATTAAAAAGTTTTCAATAGGAAAAGCAATTAAAATAATGGGCAATCGTTTTTCTCAACAAACTAGTCTAACAGAAAAAGAAATAAAATTTATAAATAAAAAATTTAAACTTAAAAAATACAATTCTAAATTAATTATGGATTTAAATGAATTATATAAAGAACTTTTAGAGAATAATTTTGAACAATATGAAAGTTTTAAAAGTGTTGAAGATGATTGAAAGAAAATAAAAAATTTAAATTTTATAAACAGGAAAAGAGCTAATAAAGAAATTACTAAAATTAGAGGGAAAACTATTGCCACTATTTTTCAAGACCCAATGACTTCATTAAATCCTTTATTGTCTGTAGGTTTTCAAATTTGTGAGGTTTTAAAAAAACACAGAAATTTGTCAAAAAATGCGGCTAAAAAAGAGGCTATAAATTTACTAGAAAAAGTTGGAATACCAAATCCTGAAAAAAGATTTAAAGATATACCTAGTATGTATTCTGGTGGAATGAGACAAAGAGTTGTTATTGCAATTGCTTTGGCTTGTAGACCTAAAATTTTGATTTGTGATGAACCAACAACTGCATTGGATGTAACTATTCAAGCGCAAATATTGGAGTTGATTCGAAACTTACAAAAAGAATATAACTTTGCAATAGTTTTTATAACTCATGATTTAGGAGTTGTAGCATCAATTGCTACAAGAATTATGGTTATGTACTCAGGTCAAGTTGTAGAAAAAGGTACAGTTGATGAAATATTTTATAATTCAATGCACCCATATACTTGAGCTTTATTATTATCTTTACCTCAATTAGGAACAAAAGGTGAAGAACTTTATTCTATAGAAGGTACTCCTCCTTCATTATTTTCAAAAATTTTAGGTGACTCATTTGCTCCTAGAAATAAACTTGCTTTAAAAATAGATTATATACATGAGCCTCCATTATTCAAAATTTCAGAAACACATTTTGTAAAATCTTGATTGTTAGATAAAAGAGCTCCTAAAATTGAAAAACCAAAAGAGTTAGTTAATTTACATAACTTCATAAAAAAACAGGAAGGAATAAAATTAAATAATGAACAATAA
- the oppB gene encoding oligopeptide ABC transporter permease OppB — protein sequence MRKESDDKQLSLMSKEEREEAKEIISDIKVNSEFSKGKVNLNLMIHSLKKFNNKKNEFINSYPLMAYSVKRILYAFLTLYFAIAVVYILLNIVTNDAMYIQDIDLNKWKIRFGSEEYFNLINNRKRLLGVDGSVLKQILIYWRNVTPFIPKKIILDPFYQADGTITGTTVTKYFYLGVIFNSSSGYATGTLVEKVMSLSMPVSFKLGAISTAIAFLIGVPIGIYAALNKENAKDNSITGFCLLMFALPALVIVRLFYQFVIYYLGAGSLWAGSTLYTQMFPVILLILLTVPGIIFQTRRYIIIEMNADYTKFALSKGMTNRYVFFIHIFRVAGIAIIRSIPAALIANLFGSSLLVEQSWNVLGMANITISAISSNDIFLILGIVFISASVSLFLSLISDLLITILDPRVKLIEKKGS from the coding sequence ATGAGAAAAGAAAGTGATGATAAGCAATTATCATTAATGAGTAAAGAGGAAAGAGAAGAAGCAAAAGAAATAATAAGTGATATAAAAGTAAACAGTGAATTTAGCAAAGGCAAAGTTAATTTAAATTTAATGATTCACAGTTTAAAGAAATTTAATAATAAAAAAAATGAATTTATAAATAGTTATCCTTTAATGGCCTATTCTGTAAAAAGAATATTATATGCATTTTTAACATTGTATTTTGCAATAGCTGTTGTATATATTTTATTAAATATAGTTACAAATGATGCAATGTACATTCAAGATATTGATTTAAATAAATGAAAAATTAGATTTGGATCAGAAGAGTATTTCAATCTTATAAATAATCGAAAAAGATTATTAGGGGTTGATGGTTCAGTTTTAAAACAAATATTAATATATTGAAGAAATGTAACGCCATTTATACCAAAGAAAATTATATTGGATCCATTTTACCAAGCTGATGGAACTATTACAGGAACTACAGTTACTAAGTATTTTTACTTAGGTGTAATTTTTAATAGTAGTTCTGGATATGCAACTGGAACTCTGGTTGAAAAAGTAATGTCATTAAGTATGCCAGTATCTTTTAAACTAGGAGCGATTTCAACTGCAATTGCTTTTCTTATTGGAGTACCTATAGGAATATATGCTGCTTTAAATAAAGAAAATGCAAAAGATAATTCAATTACAGGTTTTTGTTTATTGATGTTTGCCTTACCAGCATTGGTTATTGTTAGGTTATTTTATCAATTTGTAATTTATTACTTGGGAGCTGGTTCACTATGAGCTGGGTCTACTTTATATACTCAAATGTTTCCTGTGATACTGTTAATACTATTGACAGTACCTGGAATTATCTTTCAAACAAGAAGGTACATAATTATAGAAATGAATGCAGATTATACAAAATTTGCGTTATCAAAAGGAATGACAAATAGATATGTGTTCTTTATACATATATTTAGAGTTGCTGGAATTGCAATTATTCGTAGTATACCAGCTGCTTTAATTGCCAATTTATTTGGCTCTAGTTTGTTGGTTGAACAAAGTTGAAACGTTTTGGGAATGGCAAATATTACAATTAGTGCCATTTCAAGTAATGATATATTTTTAATTTTGGGTATTGTGTTTATTAGTGCATCTGTCTCGCTATTTTTAAGTTTGATAAGTGACCTTTTAATTACAATACTTGACCCAAGAGTCAAGTTAATTGAGAAAAAAGGGAGTTAA
- a CDS encoding ROK family protein, with protein sequence MKIGIDIGATSVRVAKIKEKKVIDIEIFDTNKEDWKETLGKIDKYIEREQKNETLELIGLCCPGPADIKEGKILITPNLPDWQDLEIKKYFEDKYNVEVLFNNDANVAGLGQALIRNKTSLLYFTVSTGIGAGLVINNQIHNGFSYTACEVANANPTLTGEDQQRTGIEYLASGINIPRVLKTRGVDVKDAREAFELLIEGKNQIVIDYFKEVEDRLVQLFSTAIYFINPEMIVIGGSVAENNKWFFEKIFKRVHEVTIDIHYKTPFEFAQDITNATLLGSVHK encoded by the coding sequence ATGAAAATTGGAATAGATATTGGAGCAACCTCTGTTAGAGTTGCAAAAATTAAAGAAAAAAAAGTAATAGATATAGAAATTTTTGATACAAACAAAGAAGATTGAAAAGAAACTTTAGGAAAGATTGATAAATACATCGAAAGAGAACAAAAAAATGAAACTTTAGAATTAATAGGACTTTGTTGTCCTGGACCTGCAGATATAAAAGAAGGTAAAATCTTAATAACACCTAACTTACCAGATTGACAAGATTTAGAAATCAAAAAATACTTTGAAGATAAATATAATGTTGAAGTACTGTTTAATAATGATGCAAATGTTGCAGGACTTGGTCAAGCTTTAATAAGAAATAAAACAAGTTTGTTGTATTTTACAGTTTCAACGGGAATTGGAGCAGGACTTGTAATAAACAATCAAATTCACAATGGTTTTTCATATACTGCATGTGAAGTGGCAAATGCAAATCCCACTTTAACTGGCGAAGACCAACAAAGAACTGGAATTGAATATTTAGCTAGTGGAATAAATATTCCAAGAGTTTTAAAAACTCGTGGAGTTGATGTAAAAGATGCAAGAGAAGCTTTTGAGTTACTAATTGAAGGTAAAAACCAAATAGTTATAGACTACTTTAAAGAAGTTGAAGATAGATTAGTGCAATTATTTTCAACAGCAATTTACTTTATAAATCCAGAAATGATAGTAATTGGAGGAAGTGTGGCTGAGAATAATAAGTGATTCTTTGAAAAGATTTTCAAAAGAGTACATGAAGTTACAATTGATATTCACTATAAAACTCCCTTTGAATTTGCACAAGATATTACAAATGCAACCCTTTTAGGATCAGTACATAAATAA
- a CDS encoding DUF402 domain-containing protein: MSDVKPGQKVLVHAYKHNENLYRSWENVRVLEETDEVLVLINEEVLITELNGRKWKTNEPAIWFFLKKSWYNIICMFKEKGINYYCNLASPYVFEANTVKYIDYDLDVKVFNDHSFKILDLKEFNRNRISYNYSRTIVETVWEGIDELKKMIKDKRDYFNHDYVREVWQKFLDLKEQDEM; this comes from the coding sequence ATGAGCGATGTAAAACCTGGCCAAAAAGTCCTTGTTCATGCATATAAACACAACGAGAATCTTTATCGTTCTTGAGAGAACGTAAGAGTTCTTGAAGAAACTGATGAAGTTTTAGTATTAATTAACGAAGAGGTTTTGATAACAGAATTAAATGGTAGAAAATGAAAAACTAACGAACCTGCAATTTGGTTCTTTTTAAAAAAAAGTTGATACAACATTATATGTATGTTTAAGGAAAAAGGTATAAATTATTATTGTAATTTAGCTTCACCTTATGTCTTTGAGGCAAATACAGTTAAATATATTGATTATGATTTAGATGTTAAAGTCTTTAATGATCATAGTTTTAAAATATTAGATTTAAAAGAATTTAATAGAAATAGAATTTCTTACAATTATTCAAGAACAATAGTTGAAACTGTATGAGAAGGCATAGATGAACTAAAAAAAATGATTAAAGATAAGAGAGATTACTTTAATCACGATTATGTTAGAGAAGTATGGCAAAAATTTCTCGATTTAAAAGAACAAGATGAAATGTAA
- the oppC gene encoding oligopeptide ABC transporter permease OppC, with the protein MEVILNKNANYDFENLDLDLFEVVGIDKEISERIITKSYGYWKSVFIKVFKNPVFIISLIAILVVIVCSATIALGEYAIPTYPDGEINAAPSSEHWFGIGKMGEDLWNKTWIATRTTLIFTLVIVLIEVILGIVIGSIWGYNTRFDIWFIETIRFISIVPQLILWLFIIFLFAGNKGLWVAVLAVSITNWIGLASLIRFQILLNKSREFNIASKVLGSNGEKIIRKNILPSILPIVIQSIAFSIPAAIGIDASLAFLGFGFVSASDAKSASLGSLLTDLLSGSDWQVAPHLLIVPVGFIGGLALAFYVAGKIFADSLDPKNHR; encoded by the coding sequence ATGGAAGTTATTTTAAACAAGAATGCGAACTATGATTTTGAAAATTTAGATTTAGATTTGTTTGAAGTAGTTGGTATTGATAAAGAAATTTCAGAAAGAATTATTACAAAATCTTATGGATATTGAAAATCAGTATTTATTAAAGTTTTTAAAAATCCTGTATTCATAATTTCTCTGATTGCTATTTTAGTTGTAATTGTTTGTAGTGCAACAATAGCTCTTGGAGAATATGCAATTCCAACTTATCCAGATGGTGAAATAAATGCAGCACCTTCATCAGAACATTGGTTTGGAATTGGAAAAATGGGAGAAGATCTTTGAAATAAAACATGAATTGCTACAAGAACAACATTGATATTTACTTTAGTTATAGTATTGATTGAAGTTATTCTTGGAATAGTTATAGGTTCAATTTGGGGTTACAACACCAGATTTGATATTTGGTTTATTGAAACAATTAGATTTATTTCAATTGTTCCTCAATTAATTTTATGACTGTTTATTATATTCTTGTTTGCTGGAAATAAAGGTTTGTGGGTAGCTGTTTTAGCAGTTTCTATTACAAATTGAATAGGGCTTGCCTCCTTAATAAGATTTCAAATCTTATTAAATAAAAGTCGTGAATTTAATATAGCATCAAAGGTCTTAGGTTCGAATGGTGAAAAAATAATTAGAAAAAATATTTTACCTTCAATCTTACCAATTGTTATTCAGTCAATAGCATTTTCAATTCCAGCTGCAATCGGAATTGATGCTTCACTTGCCTTTCTTGGTTTTGGTTTTGTATCAGCATCTGATGCAAAATCAGCCTCACTAGGTTCGTTATTAACAGATTTGCTTAGTGGTTCTGATTGACAAGTAGCGCCCCATCTTTTAATTGTCCCGGTAGGATTTATTGGTGGATTAGCATTGGCATTTTATGTGGCTGGAAAAATATTTGCAGACTCATTAGATCCAAAAAATCATAGATAA
- a CDS encoding ABC transporter substrate-binding protein: MEIKLKRILSAFAASSIIATTTTSVVACQLGGFNFNAIRNRKVNTKEYLDYFQTPPEVWSPIVSASRSDSMYLANIFATILSVDEYGRTYGDLVESGFTSAHSSDGGKSLYVGADSNSATVNLSKWKYKFRKEAKWFKADGTAVRDIKPSDILNSAKYVLNPANTVPNLFLWRQFIRGASELYTYFENNASASMDQALKAVKEGFTFTKDGVTTTIDPVEGGFGIIVDDTENTVEFNLLKPSPYFESLLTYSVFSPTPIENYAQGETGKVVDPSKTLFSGPYLVSGDPRSGSTMDYVKNNGYYFADKTEIEKLTYKKVSTVTSDLGRTMFETGETLQYGINPNDAVGWDRYVGKDLDKPNIDEVSVGKPMNTTSYILSYNMNYKSGDVTDQKLIDGSRLLQSKAARILLNTGFNRSVVTKYFSAKYDTDPNVSQNIRNTFSPPELSEYGGIDYVKRVENAVKEKFPKAAAISDFSLDDGNEILLGKQDLYTDYATRAQLTTDVQAFVDSNQLTKNSRGKVELRWVASDSSNTTLNPYITRAVAQFNEIPNNPIEINFDILNNADYMTAYGAGDFHLFQIGWIPDYNDPGTFLGALIIDGDLIRFTGLSTIDSSNNPLLLPRNNPSEGMRKENLSYVINDTFKTTESDDVVTFAEDYTDKFLEIDGASTYDPLYRFDGFGKIEAEAIYENFLILPNFTNAAPITYSISFVRPFTYGYATYGISSEKIFTYRINEQLWTKEQNDEYRHIFRAEKAIIDLDPSYKKDGNIFFRK, encoded by the coding sequence ATGGAAATAAAATTAAAAAGAATTTTAAGTGCATTTGCTGCTTCCTCCATTATTGCAACAACCACAACCTCAGTTGTGGCTTGTCAATTGGGGGGGTTTAATTTTAATGCAATTAGAAATAGAAAAGTGAATACAAAAGAATATTTAGACTATTTTCAAACACCACCAGAAGTTTGAAGTCCAATTGTATCTGCAAGTAGAAGTGATTCTATGTATCTTGCGAATATATTTGCAACAATACTATCTGTAGATGAATATGGGAGAACTTATGGAGATTTAGTTGAGTCTGGATTTACCAGTGCTCATTCTAGTGATGGTGGAAAGAGTTTATATGTAGGAGCAGATAGTAATTCTGCAACTGTAAACCTTTCAAAATGAAAATACAAATTTAGAAAAGAAGCAAAATGATTTAAAGCTGATGGAACTGCAGTTAGAGATATCAAACCAAGCGATATTTTAAACAGTGCAAAATACGTTTTAAATCCTGCAAATACTGTCCCTAACTTATTTTTGTGAAGACAGTTTATAAGAGGAGCTAGTGAGTTATATACATACTTTGAAAATAACGCATCAGCTTCAATGGACCAAGCTTTGAAAGCGGTTAAAGAAGGTTTCACATTTACAAAAGATGGGGTAACTACAACAATTGACCCAGTAGAAGGTGGTTTTGGAATAATTGTTGATGACACAGAAAATACTGTAGAGTTTAATTTATTAAAACCTTCACCGTATTTTGAGTCATTGTTAACTTATAGTGTATTTAGTCCCACACCAATAGAAAACTATGCCCAAGGTGAAACAGGTAAAGTTGTTGACCCTTCAAAAACATTGTTTTCAGGTCCATATTTAGTAAGTGGTGATCCAAGAAGTGGTTCTACAATGGATTATGTGAAAAATAATGGTTATTATTTTGCAGATAAAACTGAAATTGAAAAATTAACATATAAAAAAGTTTCAACAGTAACTTCAGACTTAGGTAGAACTATGTTTGAAACTGGAGAAACTTTACAATACGGTATAAATCCAAATGATGCTGTAGGGTGAGATAGATATGTTGGTAAAGATTTAGATAAACCAAATATTGATGAAGTATCTGTTGGTAAACCGATGAATACCACTTCATATATATTGTCTTATAACATGAACTACAAAAGTGGTGATGTAACTGATCAAAAATTAATTGATGGAAGTAGATTGTTGCAATCTAAAGCTGCCAGAATATTGCTTAATACAGGTTTCAACAGAAGTGTAGTTACAAAATATTTTTCAGCTAAATATGATACAGATCCAAATGTATCACAAAATATTAGAAATACATTTTCACCTCCAGAACTATCAGAGTATGGTGGAATAGATTATGTTAAAAGAGTGGAAAATGCTGTTAAAGAAAAGTTTCCAAAAGCTGCTGCTATAAGTGATTTTAGTTTAGATGATGGAAATGAAATATTGCTAGGGAAACAAGATTTATATACAGATTATGCAACACGTGCACAACTAACAACAGATGTACAAGCTTTTGTTGACTCAAACCAGTTAACTAAAAACTCAAGAGGAAAGGTTGAATTAAGATGAGTTGCTTCAGATTCTTCAAATACAACATTAAACCCATACATAACAAGAGCGGTGGCTCAATTTAATGAAATACCAAATAACCCAATAGAAATAAATTTTGACATCCTAAACAATGCAGATTATATGACTGCATATGGTGCAGGAGACTTTCATTTATTCCAAATTGGATGAATCCCAGATTATAATGATCCAGGAACTTTCTTGGGAGCATTGATTATTGATGGAGATTTAATTAGATTTACAGGTCTTTCAACAATTGATTCAAGTAATAATCCATTGTTGTTACCTAGAAATAATCCAAGCGAAGGTATGAGAAAAGAAAATCTGTCATACGTGATAAATGACACTTTTAAAACAACAGAAAGTGATGATGTTGTAACTTTTGCAGAGGATTACACAGATAAATTCTTAGAAATTGATGGAGCATCAACTTATGATCCATTGTATAGATTTGATGGGTTTGGAAAAATAGAAGCAGAAGCAATATACGAAAACTTCTTAATCTTACCTAACTTTACAAATGCAGCTCCAATCACTTATTCAATATCATTTGTTAGACCGTTTACTTATGGTTATGCAACTTATGGTATAAGTTCAGAAAAAATATTTACATATAGAATTAACGAACAACTTTGAACTAAGGAACAAAATGATGAATATAGACATATATTCAGAGCAGAAAAAGCAATTATAGACTTAGATCCAAGTTATAAAAAAGATGGAAACATCTTCTTTAGGAAATAG
- a CDS encoding lipoprotein, translating to MKKLLSIIGSIGLLTSTSVIVVACGVDANQPTYVIAPSNHTHYVLVGKTIISDVYVGGYVTDVELVAVSSDEEILKVEIKDTVELKDETEDEPVTVASKKVRLEITGVKIGEASIKLTYGSALEKTLSLKVVAS from the coding sequence ATGAAAAAACTCTTATCGATTATAGGTTCAATAGGGCTTTTAACTTCAACTAGTGTAATAGTTGTAGCTTGTGGTGTTGATGCAAATCAACCAACTTATGTTATTGCTCCTTCTAACCACACTCATTATGTATTAGTAGGCAAAACTATAATTAGTGATGTTTACGTTGGAGGATATGTAACTGATGTGGAACTTGTTGCAGTATCTTCAGATGAAGAAATTTTAAAAGTTGAAATTAAAGATACTGTTGAATTAAAAGATGAAACTGAAGATGAACCAGTAACTGTTGCTTCTAAAAAAGTGAGACTCGAAATTACAGGTGTCAAAATTGGAGAAGCGTCTATAAAACTTACATATGGTAGTGCTTTAGAAAAAACTTTAAGTTTAAAGGTTGTAGCATCTTAG
- the oppF gene encoding oligopeptide ABC transporter ATP-binding protein OppF, whose product MNNKEELLNIRDIVVQFRRKGKKNNAVKNVSLDIYKGEVFGLVGESGSGKTTIGRAIVGVQSILDGSIYLEDQLIAGNPTSIYKLNKQIFKSIKEIQVRINAILSLHSELISIIENKLLKDEEPKSSKKISNIIEYFKNKIDLFIHLTSSGLNYLNKIITNFERINRFTTNIGVYIQEVSKELEETIILKNTQTKQTVISIKERFVSGYFSFKEILQILVTWQKETKDKTITKSIPIIEIIKKLKSVSEIFGELNDGYKELIDAEKENLVLSAPLRKRNRALQKYYDLVFIRRKNFFDEATRQLETIKDSNDARELKKYLKDFWTKKNMNLKVCKKIFSYIEKQNASRDKLNSMVGQLKKTLFERQLKDYIVSNRKSDLVKLDNLKKQFKYILNVIKKNVIKDEQAINKYLEWKPDKMLIEGEKKEQVLKFIEYLELPSIDEKVKESFLFRKRTKKEKKMNRKNTQMIFQDPGSSLNDKMSVTEILSEGINNFRFLYNSLQAKQEFVDEYNKRENTSISVKDVKAKDVKKNLILNLMESIGLLPEHLTRYPHEFSGGQKQRIGIARALSLKPKLIVADEPISALDVSIRSQVLNLFKKFKEEYSLTYVFITHDLSVVKYFADRIAVIYQGKIVELASTEELFSNPLHPYTKSLLSAIPIPDPILSKQKTIKVYDAESEHYDYQVDIPYFEEVKKGHFVYANKREIKSMNDA is encoded by the coding sequence ATGAACAATAAAGAAGAACTTTTAAACATTAGAGACATAGTGGTTCAATTTAGACGAAAAGGTAAAAAGAACAATGCTGTCAAAAATGTAAGTTTAGATATTTATAAAGGTGAGGTTTTTGGTTTAGTTGGAGAATCTGGAAGTGGAAAAACAACAATAGGGAGAGCGATTGTAGGAGTACAAAGTATTCTTGATGGTTCTATTTATTTAGAAGATCAATTAATTGCTGGTAATCCTACAAGTATATATAAATTAAATAAGCAAATTTTCAAAAGTATTAAAGAAATTCAAGTGAGAATAAATGCAATCTTAAGCTTGCATTCAGAACTTATATCAATTATAGAAAATAAACTTTTAAAAGATGAAGAACCCAAAAGTAGTAAAAAAATTTCAAATATTATTGAGTACTTTAAAAACAAAATTGATTTGTTTATACATTTAACTTCTAGTGGATTAAATTATTTAAATAAAATAATTACAAACTTTGAAAGAATAAATAGATTTACAACAAATATAGGTGTTTATATACAAGAAGTTTCAAAAGAGTTAGAAGAAACTATTATTTTAAAAAACACACAAACAAAACAAACTGTTATCTCAATTAAGGAAAGGTTTGTTTCTGGATACTTTAGTTTTAAAGAAATATTACAAATTTTAGTAACTTGACAAAAAGAAACTAAAGATAAAACTATTACAAAAAGTATTCCTATAATTGAAATAATAAAAAAATTAAAAAGTGTTTCTGAAATTTTTGGAGAATTAAATGATGGTTACAAAGAACTTATTGATGCTGAAAAAGAGAATTTAGTGTTATCTGCCCCTCTTAGAAAAAGAAACAGGGCTTTACAAAAGTATTATGACCTTGTATTTATTAGGAGAAAAAACTTTTTTGATGAAGCAACAAGACAATTAGAAACCATTAAAGATAGTAATGATGCAAGAGAACTTAAAAAATACTTGAAAGATTTTTGAACTAAAAAGAATATGAATTTAAAAGTGTGTAAAAAAATATTTTCTTACATTGAAAAGCAAAATGCTTCAAGAGATAAGTTGAATTCTATGGTAGGTCAACTTAAAAAAACTTTATTTGAAAGACAATTAAAAGACTATATAGTCTCAAATAGAAAAAGTGATTTAGTAAAGTTAGATAATTTAAAAAAACAATTTAAATATATATTAAATGTAATTAAGAAGAATGTAATTAAAGATGAACAAGCAATAAATAAGTATCTTGAATGGAAACCAGACAAGATGCTTATTGAAGGAGAAAAAAAAGAACAAGTACTTAAATTTATTGAGTACTTAGAATTACCTTCAATAGATGAAAAAGTTAAAGAATCATTTCTTTTTAGGAAAAGAACTAAAAAAGAGAAAAAAATGAATAGAAAAAATACACAGATGATTTTTCAAGATCCAGGTTCATCTTTAAATGACAAAATGTCAGTTACTGAAATACTGTCTGAAGGAATAAATAACTTTAGATTTCTATACAATTCATTACAAGCAAAACAAGAATTTGTAGATGAATATAACAAAAGAGAAAATACCAGTATTTCAGTTAAAGATGTTAAAGCAAAAGATGTGAAAAAGAACTTAATTTTAAATTTGATGGAGTCAATTGGACTGCTTCCTGAACATTTAACAAGATATCCTCATGAATTTTCTGGAGGTCAAAAACAAAGAATAGGGATAGCTAGAGCTTTATCATTAAAACCAAAATTAATTGTAGCTGATGAACCCATTAGTGCTTTGGATGTTTCGATTAGATCACAAGTTTTAAACTTGTTTAAAAAATTTAAAGAAGAATATAGTTTAACTTATGTTTTCATTACCCACGATTTGTCAGTTGTTAAGTATTTTGCAGATAGAATTGCAGTTATTTATCAAGGAAAAATTGTTGAACTAGCCTCTACTGAGGAATTATTTTCCAATCCTTTACATCCATATACAAAATCATTGCTTAGTGCAATACCAATACCAGACCCAATTTTGTCAAAACAAAAGACTATCAAAGTTTACGACGCAGAAAGTGAACATTATGATTATCAAGTTGATATTCCTTATTTTGAAGAGGTGAAAAAGGGGCATTTTGTTTATGCCAATAAAAGAGAAATTAAAAGCATGAATGATGCTTAG